The genome window AAGGAGGGCGCGCCGGCCACGAACGTGGCCACATAGCTGTTCACTCCATCATCGAAGGCCGCGCCCTCGATCTTCACCTTCTCTGCAGCAGTAAGAGAGGTTTGGTTCTCCTTCAGTGATTGGTTAGCAGAAGCTAGTTCCTCGTTAGACTTCTTCAGGCTTTCCACTTCTCTCTGAAGAGGCTCAAGGCGCACACGTTCTTCTTTGAGCAGTTTCTGACAACTTTTCCAACCTTCCTGCGCCTTTTTTAGAAGCTCCCTTTGGGATTGGAAATCCTCCCTTAGCTTGGACACAGTTTCCTCGGCTTTTTGTAGTGAAGCCGCGTCCTCCAGCCGACGCTCCTCCCTATCATGGAGATGAACTAAGAATTCGGCCGCGCCCTTAAGAAGGAAGGAGTCCTTCTCTTCTTGGGGCTTCGCCCTCCACTTCTCGAGTTCCCCGTCCTCGACATAGGTGTCACTCATGTCGGCAAAGTGACGCGCCGACTTACTCATCGAAGGCGCGCCCTTGGTTAGCTGCCTTTTCCTTTTGGCGGGCTGGTGTTCGGTAGAAGGGGCCTCGGGGATGTCTGGAATGGCCCGAGTCAGAGCCGAGGCTGCGGCCTTCTCCTGCGGATGTTTGGAAGCCGAAGGTACGCCCTTGTCTGATGAATGGGCGGCTGTACCCTTCTTGCCCAGGAAACTTGGACGCGGCATATCTGCGTAAGATGGAAGCAGGACAAGGGTTAGAACTTGACAAGAACACAAAGGTCGCGCCCTCCGTAGAAGAAAGGCGCGCCCCTACATATTGTGAAGTTGAGCAAATAAAGTTATATCGTACAAATGCGTGAAAAGTAATTCAAGTGCAAGCTACAAGGGGAGTAGAGGTAGGAGTGCGACTAAGTAGTAGAATCAAACAGGCGCGCCCTCGGAATAAAGGCGCGACTTACTTACCATCCTCACCGTCACTCTCGCTGGACTCAGCCCTTTTTCTCTTAGTTCCCTTTGTCTTGTCACCAACGGGGCGTCCGTCGATAAACCTCTTCCACTCAACCTTTGTTCCCACTTCTTCGGGCAACAATTTAACCTTTATCAGGTTCTCCTCTGTCACCACAGAAGGAATGTTCCTCTCGGCGGCTGGAAGGGCAAACACCTTAGCTACTCGGGCCGCCTCCCCTTTGGTAAGAGTAGGTTTATCGCGATAAACTGGAGGAAAGGGAACAAAGGGTCAAAATCTAAGGGTAAAAGaagagagggcgcgccctccttgAAAGGGCGCACCTACGTGTGAAAGACGTAAGGGTTAGTATACATGGATCAGGATTAAACTGAGTAGTGACTCGAAGAGTGTTATAGACGTAGAAGAATGTGTCCTTCCACTTCTTCACATGAGTGTTTCTTCCTTTAGAAAGGCCCTTATTGTTATGTTCGTGCTGCACGACTAGATAGAAGTACCCTGGTTGGCTCTGAGCTAACCTGAAGAAGTAACTCACCTCTCGCATCGAGGGCGCGCCCAAGCCCACTTTGTCAAAAAGGATGTATAAACCTGCTGCTAGCATATACGAGTTGGGAGAGAGTTGTATTGGCGCGACCTCGAACTACTCACATAGGTCAATGTAGTATTGGGGCAAGGGCGCGGTCACTCCCAACGGTACATGCCTCAGAGTTGTAACCATCCTGGGGATTCTGATATTTTCTTTATCAAATCTATGGGGCCGCATCCCGTCCTTGGGAACAACAGACTTCCCCTCCATGTGATAATAGGCTTGCAGCCACTCAAGCTCATCCCAGGAGATAAAAGAATCCTGATCTACACAGGACATCTTGCCTGCCCTTTTTTTGATGGCCTCCACTGCTCTGGGAGACAAAGTCTCGTTATCAGAAAGGGCCTCCCAGTCTATGTCCTCTTCCTATGCTTCGATCTTGGGGTGCTCATATGGTCAGGGGAACTGTCGGGAGAAGTGATGACGAATTCACTAGGACCCCCTTCGGGCGCGCCCTCAGAATCAGAAGAATTTCTGTGACAAGGAGAGGAATGTGATGGGGAATGAGGAGAGTCCTCAACAGCTATGCTTTTCCCCTTGTCAGTTTTGGAGGGCGCGACCTTGGCTGTTTTGTCAGTTTTAGAGCGTGTAGGAACGTCCTCGAACCAGGACTCGATCTCCGAATCATAGTCGTCTGGGCGCGCCCATCCTGTAGGTCATTGGGCAGTCTGTGTACCTTCAGGTTGAGGGGAAGAGGAATCCATATCTGAGATAAAGGTGCCTTCTGCTATTTGTTTGTTGATTTTATCTAAAAGCTCTTGGGGAACCCTTTGTGGACTCCTTGGAGGTGAAGGGGGAAAGACCTCAGGAGGGGAAACTGAGATCCCGATGCGACTTAAGAACCCTCAAAATGGATGAAAAGGGGGAGACGCGCCCTCGTCTGCCAGctgaaaacaaaaagaaaaaaaaggctGTAAGGGCGCGCCCCTGAAGACGAATAAAGAGAATGGGTGATGAAGTAAGTAAAGGGTGTGGGTGGGTGATGTTTGAACCCGGATCACTAAGCAAGTAATAAAGGTCGCGCTCTCCATCGGAAAGGCGCGCCCTTGGTGGCTCAtggaaaagaagaagagaaggCACCTAAAAGTACTATGAAGACGGTTGGCCTAACTAGAAATGGAGATATAAGTAAGATATACTAGCAAAGAAGACGCGCCCTGGTTCGTGGCCGCGCCCTCTGGATGCTTTGGCATTTGTTAAACAAACAGTATATCTGTTGTTCTCAATTAGAATTATGGATCAAACACGTAAACAGgtcatatatacaaatatatatacacatacattaaTGAAAGAGTGAAGAACAGTTGGGAGATGAAGGGGCATGATGCTAGATCTAGTCGAATACATGGTGAAATCTTGCAAAAAAGCAACGAAAATGTACCTTAGGAGTTAAGGAGTCGATTTGCTGGAATGAAATTGCTGAAGGTGGCCGGAAATCGATGAATCGCCGCCGGAAAAGAGAAATCGCCGCTGTGGCGCCTGGAGAAGAGAGAGAGTACGGAAATGATGAAATGAGGAAGAAGGAAGGGTATTTATAGTAAATGATCAGATGTGACAGCTGTCCCACTAACGGATATAACTTTTCGAATTATTTGAACAGCTGAGGTCGCGCCGTCCGTGCTAAGGGCGCGCCCATGTTTGGGACTTGAGTGTGCACAACTGGAAGATCGCGATGGTTAAGCTTGCAGAGATTTCATAAACATTTACAATGTCTATAAAatctggggagtacttgttatggcCAGTTTTGGCCACGGAGGAATggagaagggcgcgccctccacaGGGTAATCCCGGGAGGCGCGGCCCTGTGTCTCAAGAACGGGTGTCACGTGTCTGAAGTGTAAAAAGGAATAAATGATGAGgatgaagggcgcgccctctgtgGTCGCGCCCACAGATAAACTTATTATGtgtgaggatgagtgagtctcgatgacgacccttccgagggatacgaagacctacccctccgggggatataacgacccttccgagggatatgaagactagtgccaggctcatctggaagttatcaggctcatctggtagttcccgggttacgaccgggcgtgatctataatccccaatcctgctatctgccgggttgtcctcgtgcgggggcttggggtgatcatgattgtagaaggccctcaagggtgacatgaaggccgatcatatgtccgggtcctgtattttggtgagttagccctcattgggggactgggacgatcgtgtaatttggctcctcattggtcttacctcttagtgagaaccttcactagggggtaaggacgcgtccctaTGCCTCGTAGAagtggtcacggctctatccgatgtctcctccatgctacgaaaagtagcggttagtgtcatctctcatagtggagatgatgccgtatccgtgatgtacttggactaggagtctagGGTAATTGCCTCAAGGCatacttctaactggagtagaactctaagtgataagtcaccgACCCatggttggtcttatccccaagaggcctagtcctgatcaaactaggagtcttggttcaatagaactacgtacggcttgataccctatataaaggggtacgtaggcacatcaaggggatatatcgagagttgtgagaacgagagcagaaatatattcccttgatctcagccaccctcaaacacctaAGAACCACCGCCCACAGCGGATTTCTGTCATAAAATCACCGTAGAACACCTAAGTCCGTCAACGAACCccacgtttgttgattcaccaaattcctctatcaacacttGGCAACCAAAATAGGTCTCCAAAATATTTCAGACAACAACGTGCAAAATATAATTCGTTTATGGGTTTTTCTGTGATGAGCCCATGAGCATACAATAATCACTAACTTTTATGAGAATGGTAAGTTTTaattggtggatgaataataaatgttgaTGGTCCTCCTTCATGCACACTAATTCCACCAATAAAAACAAGTCATTTTTATGAGGATTTGGTGTTTATTGTGTGCTCTtgagcacacattagaaagacagTTCATTAATATTAACATAGAAAGTTTAGAAAGTCACACTTGAGACTATGATTGAAACCCTGAAAATTGGGAAATATTGATTTCAGTTGACCAAGATGTTTTAGGTTTTGTCTTGGCTGCTTCTTTAACTGTTATTTTAACGTCATTCATTGGGAAATATTGATTTCAGGTGACCGAGATGTTTTAGGTTCTGTCTTGGCTGCTCCTGTAACTATTGTCTTAACATCATTCGATCGATCCATGAATTTGGGATGTCTAACATAAAATAATGAGTTGAATTATACcttcaaacaaaacaaagaagaataccttataatcaaatatagaatctcatctaaatttaCATTAAATTCTAAGTTTGAgataattaactttttattatgAAGAATGATCATATCCAAAATGTTAATCAATAAATgtggattaaaaaaaacatgattttatgtaaacttaatcatgtaatatatactatatatatatatatatgtatatatatatatatatatatatatatatatatatatgattttattcatgattttattctgaattttataatatttcgtgttaataatttagatgagtttggatgttaggatcatatattaagtttgatTGGTATGTAATTATATAgttataatcttaacaaatcatcAGTTAGAGTTTAACGGTAGTATtcagtattttttttctttgtgctAAAAAAGAATGCTAAAAAGAACAGATATCCAATTCAGCATATAAACAAGAATGTGatgccaaaaaaaaaagtaaaattatacatatttaaGTTGGAGAGCAGCTAGATAGGCACTTGTCTTCCCATGATTAACCACCAACACGCAATTAGATTCTAGTCGAATGCATTGGCAAGCAGCATTGCAACAGCCAACAGAGCTCATCAAGGTGAGTCATCTGTTCTAAGACACCCTTTTCCAACGTAGCAGACTACTTTTCAGAAGTAGAAAACACTTAAACTCATATTTAATGCTGCTTATAATCGATTATCcagcaaaattttgaatttactgATTTAAGCTTTTCCATAACAAGATACCTGATGATCGGATCTCACAACCATGCTGATATGTTGCCTTCTAATTTATAACACTACTCGCACATCAACAAACACAAACCTTTCACTGTTATGGTCATTATGTCGGTAAGTTGAGTTGGGTTAAGCCGAAAAGTTCTGGCAACAACTAGTCGTCAACCAGTGGGCATCTAGTGAACAATATAACATATGATATATATAGTTTCAAACGAAAGAGTGCAATATAGTTTTACTACTACCATATATTGTttaattcttttatatataactGTAAGTGCATTATTGATCAATGTAAAATGCATTATAtggaaatatatttaataattagaagaagtaaaaatatacattattaCAAAGTCAAAAACCTAATACTGGTATCAGAATAAAAGTATTCAAACAAAATGAACATAACGAATCACAAACAATTTATGATAGTGGCAGCTGTAGCTGTCAAACACACTCAATGAACATGTTAATCTGTAAACTAAGTATGCTCAAGTATTCCTTTATAATGTCACTGTCACTCTTCTGATGTAACTCACTGTGTTATAAAACTTGATACCATCGCAATAAGCTGAGACCGATGCCTAAGCTaaaactcaatatatatatatatcaaatttggATCCCAGAAAAAATATGGCAAGAGATGGATATCTAGTTCAACAAATGAAAGAGCAAGTACGTGATTCTAGGGAATCAAGTAAATACTACTATTTTGTGGTTAACGATTGCAGCGAAATGGACACTTAACTTCCCCACAATTAACCAAGTCAACGAAATAAGATTTGAGTGGAATGCATTGACAAGCAGCATTGCAACATAGCTCTAAGAGCCATCTATTCTAGGTTCCAAAACACTTTTCAGAAGTAGCAAAGTATGTCTCAAAAGTAGCAAAAATACTTAAACGGATATTTAATGCTGCTTATAATAGCTTTAACGTTATATACTATAGATTAGAGCCTTTTTGTAATAAGATACCTTATTATCAGAGCTGCTGTGCTAAATTTATACTGTTGCCTTTTTATAACACTATCTGTATGtcaacaaacacaaacatttcAATTTCATGCTTATTACAATGGTCACTCGAGTTGAATCAAGTTGACGAGGTTCTAGCAATGACAAGTCATCAACTAGTCGACATCTAGTCAAAAagtgaaatataatatatatcagtcAGTTCAATAAAGAAGAGTACAATATAGCTAAACCATAAATTATTCAATTCATTGATATATAATTGGAAGTGCATTATTGACTAATGTATACAAAAACAtggaaatttaattaattacagAAAGTAGATATACAAACATTTATGTGTGCAATtgacttaatatatatataagatgttTATCCACTGTGTACGAACTGAAACTGATACAGCAGCGGCTGTCTATCATAGGggttttaaattttacattttagaccttattctttttttttttttgcctcttTGGGTAGAACTTTTATCATGTCGCTGATCCAAAATCAACTAGTCAAGTGATAAGCCCACTAGTCGCAGCTAGGATTACAAGCCATCCTACTTTCCTCCAAAAGACCTAGAAAACCAAACGAGTCTATTGCAGCTTCCTGACTAGTTGGATGACTTGTTAACCATGTGATACATTTATATGTAGCCCATAAATAATATGGTCTTTTGTATATCACTGTATATTATAATGACATATAATTGTTTACTATAGCAATGTCCATATAACTGAGGATATATGCACTTTTGGCTTTTAAGGGTTTACAACATGAAGAGGATTTCCAAAGTAGCTACAGAAGTACAGCCTACAAAAATATCATAACACGCAGAATATCAACAATGAAGAGGGTTGGAAGGGTACCTttagcttttcttatctccagtaATTGTGAAAGTGTTGAATACCAAAGCAACAATCCAAATCAACAAGCACCGCTAGATTAGGTAGACCTTCATCATGCACGCCAATCTAGTCCTTCAAATGTATTCTAAGATAACAGTTTGTTGTCTGTAATTGTAGGGCAATTACATATTTAGTGGAAGTATAATACTACATCACACGATGCTGCACAACTCAAATACACAAAAACTTTAGTACATAGGACCTCAAACATACTGCAACCTCAATTAAACAAAATTACCTAAGGCATTGCCACCGACCAAGTGCATTGTATGTGTCAACTAGGTTACATTGAACAAAATAATCTGCTAGTTACTTGATGGAAACATTTAAGAATTCTAACCATATAAACAGAAAACTAAATAAATCCAAATTTCATAAGAATTTCCTAACCTATCAAGTTGTCATTACTCATTAATCATCTGAAATATAAGGTATTGATATACAACTATTAAGATACAGCTATCTTAACCAAATCCTGGTATATTACACTGGAGATTCCAGATTGAGCAGTCAAGTATAGAACGGGAAAAGCCACTAGAAAACAATTTAGGGAACTACATATAACAATCACATCAACGAAATTTAAAGTATTACCTATCATTCTTTATAACAATCTATTCTACTTGGCCTTTCACAAACTAAACAGTTAGATTGCAGCAGAGCACAATCTGAGGCAGGACTAATAGATTATACATGAACAGAAAAATAGACTCAATTTCAATTCCCTAGCATAGTATAAGACAGAGATCATGAAAACAAAGCAAATATGAATTACTCccgaatattaaaaatttacgaATGATATCACAAAAGTAGAATACTTATATAGAGATTCTACGAGTTGGAAACAAAATGTCGGGTAATCTACTTGATATTAATGATGataaaaataaacttttataataacataaaattatcaattaataGTCATATCTTCCCCGCAACAAACAGTCCTGCTTGCAGTCTTCCTAGAAAAAGGATGCATAATACTTTATAAGGGTATCATTGATTTATAGCCATTAAGTGGttacataataattaataaaactttATAACTCATAGTAGTTGCAAGGGGATGGATATCAGTAAACAGACCCTGTTAATAGATTTAATTGCACAAACGAACAGAAATAAAGTTCATGTATAGATCAAAGGATTACATATATGTAGTGATATAGCAATCTCAACCAATGAATAAAGTTGTTTCTGAAGCCCGAAGCTACCACATTACACAACTAAGCTTACTATTCTGTAGTTTCTGGATTCCAGAAGCTGCTATACGAATTTGTCTGCTCTAGATGCTGGACAAAAAGCATTAGTAGGCATGACAAGACACCAGTACATTAAAAAGGTCTATGCTACACATTTAAATATAAGACATTATAGATTCGACATTCGGGGATAGCTTAACTCAGTCAAATATCCTTTCCCCAGTTGAAAACAATAGAAAGATAATAGAACTAAAGATGCAGAGCAACCCTGGTATAAGGAAAACCAGTCTCCAGCTATCAGCATCTGAAAGGTCTGAATTAGCAGTTTTGGCAGCTTCAAGAAGCTTGCCTGTCAGGTCAACACCAATGATGCCAGCTAAAGTGCCAGCTGTATTAGAAACTCCCATCACAATTCCAGCATACCTTGGAGCAATATCCATGTGATTAACGGCAAAGCCAGCTCTACCAAGTGCCAGGAAACCAAGGGCAACAGAAGAACAAAATACAACTCCACTGGAACTTCTGAACAAAGGAATAGCCATCAAGGCAAATGAAGCCACAATGAATCCTATGGTATTCAAGACCTTCCTTGTAGCAGTCACAGACAGAATTCTCCTGGTGACCAAATGATCAGCAACCACTCCTCCGATATTGGAGAATATGAACATATTAAGATAAGGCATCATCTTAGATGAACCCATTTCTTGAAGACTAAGTTGCAGTCCCAATTCAAAGTAAGTAGGCAACCAGTTCATAAGCACATACAAAGCATAATGAAAGGTGAAGTTATTCACCACAATAGCCCAAACCGGCAAGCTAATTACTATCCTCTTCCATGGAATTTTCGAAGTTTTGCTAGAATGCCCTCCATTTTCCATGTTGATCCTTTGATTCCCTTTAACGGGCAACAAAGATTCCCCAAAACCAGCAGCAGAAGCTTTAGGATGCTCAGATCTTGGAGGGTCGGAAGCATATCTAAACCAAAGAAAAGACCACATTGCACCTAAACCCGCTTCAGCAAGAAATACAGACTGCGGACCCCTAAATTTCACCAAGCTTGGAAGAAACAACATCCCCATAGCAGCACCAAGATACATTCCAGACGTCGTAAGTGAAACTGATCTAGACCTCTCGTGGGGCGGCACCCATTGAGCTAAAACCGTATGAATTGAAGGAAAAATAAACCCTTGAGCGACCCCAACTAACAATCTAGCTAAAACCAACAACGCCACCCTATTGGGATCCAACGGAACCAAAGCACAAGTCATGGACCACAATACGAACGACAAAAGAAGAACACGCCTACCCCCAATTTTCTGAGCAGCCCACCCACCCGGAACTTGTGAACAAGCATACCCGTAATAAAATGTAGACAAAATAGTCCCTTTACTAGACTGATTAACACCAACTGCATCAGCAGCAATAGTATACGCAATGGAAAACCCAACCCTTTCGATATAACATACACAAGTACATAAAAATGTCAATATAACAATCACATAACGACTAGGAATTTTCTTCAACCCCATTTCTTGAATCTAGAAAATACCAAATTGGATCATAATCTGAATGCACTAATCAAGTTCAATTAGGGTTAAAATGTGAATTCTTGATCAGGGAAAAATTGAATCTTGAAATGAAAATTAGCAAGATTCAAACTTTACACAAAGCTCACCGATTGGAGAATGCCTACTGGTGGCTAAGATTGCTGTCTTCTCCACTTCACTCACAAGATTACTCGGAGAGagatacacacatatatttagAGGGGAGATGTGTCGTGATGaattctctctccctctctctctcctctctttctaTCTCTCTCCCAGACTGTCAATAAAGGATTAGTCAACACCTGTGTTCGACCCGCTACAACAAATCCCAGTTGAATTTCGGTACGTATATCATGCGGCCAGTTTGGTATCGGCTTCTTTTATCTGGCCCTTCAACGACTCCGGAATCGGGAAaacaaattttttgttattttacaaGGTACTTTAGAGTGTACCAGCTTATAACGGCACggatgatttataatatttataatttttgtttatattttaaatttaattaagataCAAACTGATTATATTAAccgaatttttaaatattttggtttaattgataataaaaaagtttattaaaacaaattatacaggattaagagcatctccaatggaaTTGACTATAATCGTTGACTAAATCGAACCTGTaacacattatgtaaaatttgctgaacctgtaagacattgtacttTATTCAACGGTATTAGCTAcgttggttggctataatttaaaaatagcatgttattaatattttaaattgttaaaatagaatatatcaattcaaaatggtaataaatgatgtgcaatcttcctactgATTTCTtgcagacctgtagaggttcgacaaatatagtcatctataagaggttgactaaaattatagacaacagatacGTATGGTTGGAGTGTAAGTTTTTCGAGaggttgactatattttttatttttagtatgtcaactcacattttagctaagggttctgtatggttggagatgctctaaggagaTCTGTAGAACAATACGGTTCGGCTGATAAACTCGACcgaccaataaaattattaatatgtcaATTTAAtagaacaacaacaacaacaacaacaataataatatatagtatagtcTAACAGATAGTATTGAtctatgatattatttttaaggTGATAAcataagtaattaaaaataacattaatgtATTTAGTTGAAACATATAATAACATTGTCTATTTTCTTCCACTCCCCTCTTCTCTTCCCTACCATCAATCACCACCTCCGGTCGGAGTTCGACTCCGGCGGCTCCACTGCCGcccctctcctctctcctctctccagCCCCCGCCCTATCTCTCTTTCCACCATCGCCGCTGCGGTGGCTCGTCACACACAAACATCGACAAAACTCGCACAAACAGCCCTACTCACCTCCTCCCCCTTCGTGTTGCCGCTCACCGGTGTCAAATGGAACGGCACTCCGCCGCCTCCTTTCCTTCGATCTCTCTCCAAAACACACATGCAGCACATTCGCGAGCCACTGCAACAAAATCCCCTCCCTTATCCTCGACTCTCATCCGCCACCGCCGCCGAGTCATCTTCGATGACATTGTCGCGGCGGCTCCGGTGCTCTGGCACCGCGAACACCCCCCACCGCCTGCttttagggatggcaacgggtcgggtcgggtcggttCGGATATCTGTGATatccgaacccgaacccgaaaattttcaccaaacccgaacccgatccgaacccgtttggatttgaaaaacaaaacccgaacccgatccaacggatttcggatcgggttcgggtttatccaAACCCGAATTATCCAAACACCAAAGCGAGTGAATCTCATCCGAGGCAGACGCAGGAGACGCC of Daucus carota subsp. sativus chromosome 3, DH1 v3.0, whole genome shotgun sequence contains these proteins:
- the LOC108211017 gene encoding probable anion transporter 5, which gives rise to MGLKKIPSRYVIVILTFLCTCVCYIERVGFSIAYTIAADAVGVNQSSKGTILSTFYYGYACSQVPGGWAAQKIGGRRVLLLSFVLWSMTCALVPLDPNRVALLVLARLLVGVAQGFIFPSIHTVLAQWVPPHERSRSVSLTTSGMYLGAAMGMLFLPSLVKFRGPQSVFLAEAGLGAMWSFLWFRYASDPPRSEHPKASAAGFGESLLPVKGNQRINMENGGHSSKTSKIPWKRIVISLPVWAIVVNNFTFHYALYVLMNWLPTYFELGLQLSLQEMGSSKMMPYLNMFIFSNIGGVVADHLVTRRILSVTATRKVLNTIGFIVASFALMAIPLFRSSSGVVFCSSVALGFLALGRAGFAVNHMDIAPRYAGIVMGVSNTAGTLAGIIGVDLTGKLLEAAKTANSDLSDADSWRLVFLIPGLLCIFSSIIFLLFSTGERIFD